A stretch of the Proteus sp. ZN5 genome encodes the following:
- the znuB gene encoding zinc ABC transporter permease subunit ZnuB, protein MIELLLPGWIAGMLLAMAAGPLGSFVVWRRMSYFGDTLAHASLLGVAFGLLFNIEPFYAVIAVTLLLAILLVWLELKPQLSVDTLLGIMAHSALSLGLVVVSLMSNVRVDLMAYLFGDLLSVNYQDVISIFIGVVIVLFVIIRSWRPLLSMTINQDMAFVDGVNIQRERLKLMMITALTIGLAMKFVGALIITSLLIIPAATARRFARSPEQMALIAIAVGMLAITGGLTFSAFYDTPAGPSVVLAASCLFILSLFAPTKQ, encoded by the coding sequence ATGATTGAGTTGCTGTTACCGGGTTGGATTGCCGGTATGCTCTTAGCAATGGCGGCGGGTCCTTTGGGCTCTTTTGTCGTTTGGCGTCGTATGTCTTATTTTGGTGATACCTTAGCGCACGCTTCACTACTCGGTGTTGCGTTTGGTTTACTGTTTAATATCGAGCCTTTTTACGCAGTTATTGCCGTCACGCTTCTTCTCGCTATTCTATTGGTTTGGTTAGAATTAAAACCTCAACTTTCTGTCGATACGCTTTTAGGGATCATGGCACACAGTGCTCTTTCTTTAGGGCTTGTGGTCGTCAGTTTAATGTCGAATGTGCGTGTTGATTTAATGGCTTATCTATTTGGTGATTTACTGTCAGTAAACTATCAAGACGTTATCAGTATTTTTATTGGTGTTGTGATTGTTTTATTTGTCATTATTCGCTCATGGCGCCCACTGCTCTCCATGACTATCAATCAAGATATGGCATTTGTTGATGGTGTGAATATTCAGCGAGAACGTTTAAAGCTAATGATGATCACCGCGTTAACTATTGGTTTAGCCATGAAATTTGTAGGTGCGCTGATCATTACCTCTTTACTGATCATTCCTGCGGCAACAGCACGTCGTTTTGCTCGTTCTCCAGAACAAATGGCTCTGATTGCAATCGCTGTTGGTATGTTGGCAATTACGGGCGGTTTAACATTCTCTGCTTTCTATGATACCCCTGCTGGCCCATCTGTTGTTTTAGCCGCAAGTTGCCTATTTATCTTGAGTTTATTTGCACCCACTAAACAATAA
- the znuA gene encoding zinc ABC transporter substrate-binding protein ZnuA has product MLHKNNKFAHRFLLKSFLATAMISSFSASVQADVVVSIRPLGFIAAAIADGVTPTEVLLPDGASPHDYALKPSDLKKITSADLMVWVGPDMEVFLDKPLNRLNDNHKLALAETNEIKSLLLKDDDDNVHKHEENHEHHSHGDYNMHIWLSPEIALSSAKQIHKRLIALYPDKKELLDVNLGKFSEQLKQTDKNLVNILSPVRNKGYFVFHDAYGYFEKHYNLKPLGHFTINPEIQPGAQKLHQIRTQLVEQKATCIFAEPQFRPTVIETVAKGTGVKMGVLDPLGSGIALTQESYIKFLTQLANQYASCLNETQ; this is encoded by the coding sequence ATGTTACATAAAAACAACAAATTTGCGCACCGTTTTTTATTGAAATCATTTTTAGCGACAGCGATGATAAGCTCATTCAGTGCTTCAGTGCAGGCTGATGTTGTCGTTTCCATTAGACCATTAGGATTTATTGCTGCTGCTATCGCTGATGGAGTAACACCAACGGAAGTTTTATTACCAGATGGGGCATCTCCACACGATTATGCATTAAAACCCTCTGATTTGAAAAAAATCACCTCTGCAGACCTGATGGTATGGGTAGGGCCTGATATGGAAGTGTTTTTAGATAAGCCATTAAACAGACTTAATGACAATCATAAGTTGGCTTTAGCGGAAACTAACGAAATAAAGTCACTTTTATTGAAAGATGATGATGACAATGTGCATAAACATGAGGAAAATCACGAACATCATTCTCACGGTGATTATAATATGCACATCTGGTTATCACCAGAGATTGCGTTGTCGTCTGCAAAACAGATCCACAAAAGGTTAATTGCGCTGTATCCAGATAAAAAAGAACTTCTGGACGTAAACCTAGGTAAATTCAGCGAACAACTCAAGCAAACTGATAAGAATCTTGTTAATATTCTGTCGCCTGTGAGAAATAAGGGTTATTTTGTCTTTCATGATGCTTATGGCTACTTCGAAAAACATTATAATTTAAAGCCGTTAGGTCATTTTACGATCAACCCTGAAATACAGCCGGGTGCGCAGAAATTACATCAAATACGAACACAGTTGGTTGAGCAAAAAGCAACTTGCATTTTTGCTGAGCCACAATTTAGGCCGACAGTAATAGAAACAGTGGCGAAAGGCACTGGGGTTAAAATGGGTGTATTAGACCCCCTAGGAAGTGGGATTGCTCTGACTCAAGAGAGCTATATAAAATTCCTTACCCAACTAGCTAACCAATATGCGAGCTGCCTGAATGAAACACAATAA
- a CDS encoding macro domain-containing protein, with product MIELTRGNLLHANTEAIVNAVNCVGVMGRGIALQFKKAWPDNFKAYALACKNKELTPGVMFIYEIQKETHPRFIVNFPTKRHWRNASCIEDIEAGLITLVDEIKQRNIKSIAIPPLGAGLGGLEWSVVYEKIKSAMEPLADVHVLIYAPIDEVELNKK from the coding sequence ATGATAGAACTGACTCGAGGCAATCTTTTACATGCAAACACCGAGGCGATTGTAAATGCCGTCAATTGTGTTGGTGTAATGGGGCGGGGTATCGCCTTACAGTTTAAAAAAGCATGGCCTGATAATTTTAAAGCTTATGCTTTAGCGTGTAAAAATAAAGAGCTGACACCCGGTGTAATGTTTATTTATGAGATACAAAAAGAGACTCATCCTCGTTTTATTGTCAATTTTCCAACAAAACGACACTGGCGAAATGCAAGTTGTATTGAAGATATTGAAGCTGGATTAATTACACTGGTTGATGAAATTAAACAGCGCAATATTAAATCTATTGCCATCCCACCTTTAGGGGCGGGTTTAGGTGGCCTAGAATGGTCTGTGGTGTATGAAAAAATTAAAAGCGCAATGGAACCTTTAGCGGATGTTCATGTGCTAATTTATGCACCCATAGATGAAGTTGAATTAAACAAAAAATAG
- the ruvC gene encoding crossover junction endodeoxyribonuclease RuvC: MAIILGIDPGSRVTGYGVIRQQGRQLIYLGSGCIRTQVPDLPNRLKRIYAGVSEIITQFSPDVFAVEQVFMAKNADSALKLGQARGVAILAAVNNDLPVFEYAARQVKQTVVGTGAAEKSQVQHMVRSILKLSAAPQSDAADALAIAITHCHFNQNLLRVGDPRLVLTRGRLR, encoded by the coding sequence ATGGCTATCATTTTAGGTATAGACCCCGGTTCGCGTGTTACAGGCTACGGCGTAATTCGACAGCAAGGGCGACAACTTATCTATTTGGGAAGCGGTTGTATTCGCACACAAGTTCCCGACCTTCCTAATCGACTTAAACGTATTTATGCAGGTGTTAGCGAAATCATTACTCAGTTTTCGCCAGATGTATTTGCAGTTGAGCAAGTGTTTATGGCTAAAAATGCTGACTCTGCACTTAAACTTGGGCAAGCACGTGGTGTAGCAATACTTGCGGCAGTTAATAACGATCTACCCGTTTTTGAATATGCGGCTCGCCAAGTCAAACAAACTGTTGTGGGCACAGGGGCGGCTGAAAAAAGCCAAGTACAGCATATGGTGCGTTCAATATTAAAATTATCCGCCGCACCACAATCGGATGCTGCCGATGCATTAGCAATTGCGATAACACATTGTCACTTTAACCAAAATTTATTACGTGTAGGTGATCCGCGTCTGGTTTTAACGCGAGGTCGGTTAAGATAA
- the cmoA gene encoding carboxy-S-adenosyl-L-methionine synthase CmoA codes for MSNSKSSQQDSLFATPIANLGDWRFDEKVAEVFPDMIKRSVPGYSNIISMIGMLAGRFVTPNSQVYDLGCSLGAATLSMRRNIDAVGCKIIGVDNSPAMVERCQRHIDAYKADTPVDIIEGDILDIEINNASMVVLNFTLQFLAPNDRQILLNRIYQGLNPGGVLVLSEKFSFEDKEIGELLFNMHHDFKRANGYSELEISQKRSMLENVMLTDSVETHKTRLHNAGFPHAEVWFQCFNFGSLLAIKGNNE; via the coding sequence ATGTCGAATTCAAAATCATCACAACAAGACAGCTTATTTGCGACACCTATCGCTAACCTTGGTGACTGGCGCTTTGACGAAAAAGTCGCTGAAGTGTTTCCTGATATGATAAAACGCTCAGTACCGGGTTACTCAAATATTATCTCCATGATTGGTATGCTTGCAGGTCGCTTTGTTACACCCAATAGCCAAGTCTACGATTTAGGCTGTTCTTTAGGTGCAGCAACCCTTTCCATGCGTCGTAATATTGATGCTGTGGGTTGCAAAATTATTGGTGTTGATAATTCACCGGCAATGGTAGAACGTTGTCAGCGCCATATTGATGCCTATAAAGCAGATACACCCGTTGATATTATTGAAGGTGATATTCTTGATATCGAGATCAACAATGCCTCAATGGTCGTGCTTAACTTCACCTTGCAATTCTTAGCACCAAACGATCGCCAAATATTATTAAACCGAATTTACCAAGGTCTTAATCCCGGCGGAGTGTTAGTACTTTCTGAAAAATTCAGTTTTGAAGATAAAGAAATAGGTGAGTTATTGTTTAATATGCACCATGATTTCAAACGTGCTAACGGCTACAGCGAATTAGAGATTAGCCAAAAACGCAGCATGTTAGAAAATGTCATGCTGACTGATTCTGTTGAAACGCATAAAACTCGCTTACATAATGCAGGTTTCCCGCATGCGGAAGTTTGGTTCCAATGTTTTAATTTCGGCTCTCTTTTAGCGATTAAAGGCAATAATGAATGA
- a CDS encoding MAPEG family protein: MVSSLYIVLGALLLIKLSLNVVKLRTQYRVAYGDGGFYELQTAIRVHGNAVEYIPISMILLLVMEMNGAFVWMVHICGSILIAGRFLHSYGLKHRELRWRRSGMAATYLSMVLMIIANIYFLPWIQIFSFYY; encoded by the coding sequence ATGGTTAGCTCGCTTTATATCGTACTGGGCGCACTATTATTGATTAAATTGTCCCTCAATGTCGTAAAACTCAGAACACAATATCGGGTTGCTTATGGTGATGGTGGCTTTTATGAATTACAAACAGCCATCCGTGTTCACGGCAATGCGGTAGAATATATTCCGATTTCCATGATCTTATTACTGGTCATGGAAATGAATGGTGCTTTTGTTTGGATGGTACACATCTGTGGCTCAATTTTAATCGCAGGTCGTTTTTTACACTCTTATGGATTAAAACACCGTGAACTTCGTTGGCGTCGTTCAGGCATGGCAGCCACTTACTTATCAATGGTATTGATGATCATTGCTAATATTTATTTCCTTCCTTGGATACAAATCTTTTCCTTTTATTACTAA
- the ruvA gene encoding Holliday junction branch migration protein RuvA: MIGRIRGIILEKQPPVVLIEAGNGVGYEINMPMTCFYELPDIGQEAIIYTQFIVREDAQLLYGFNQKQERALFRELIKVNGVGPKLALAILSGMSARQFVTAIENESITSLVKLPGVGKKTAERLVVEMKDRFKGLNGDLFENSDIELPESTSPKAPKAADIEAEASAALIALGYKPQEAAKMISKVAKLGTDSETLIKEALRAAI, from the coding sequence GTGATAGGTCGTATCAGAGGAATTATTCTTGAAAAACAGCCACCAGTGGTGCTGATCGAGGCAGGTAATGGTGTAGGTTATGAAATCAATATGCCAATGACCTGTTTTTATGAATTGCCTGATATTGGCCAAGAAGCCATTATCTACACGCAATTTATCGTACGTGAAGATGCACAATTACTTTATGGTTTTAACCAAAAACAAGAGCGCGCACTCTTTCGTGAATTAATTAAAGTAAATGGAGTGGGGCCTAAACTTGCTTTAGCCATTTTATCTGGCATGTCTGCTCGCCAATTTGTAACAGCTATTGAAAATGAATCTATCACTTCATTAGTGAAATTACCGGGTGTAGGTAAGAAAACCGCTGAACGTTTAGTGGTTGAAATGAAAGATCGCTTTAAAGGTCTTAATGGTGATTTATTCGAAAATAGTGATATCGAGCTACCAGAAAGCACTTCACCTAAAGCGCCAAAAGCGGCTGATATTGAAGCCGAAGCCTCTGCTGCATTAATCGCATTAGGCTATAAACCACAAGAAGCTGCAAAAATGATCAGCAAAGTGGCAAAACTGGGTACAGATAGCGAAACACTTATTAAAGAAGCGTTGCGTGCGGCTATTTAG
- the ruvB gene encoding Holliday junction branch migration DNA helicase RuvB, whose product MIEADRLISAEIQQPEEEIIDRAIRPKSLAEYVGQPQVREQMEIFIQAAKLRQDALDHLLIFGPPGLGKTTLANIIANEMGVNLRTTSGPVLEKAGDLAAMLTNLEPHDVLFIDEIHRLSPVVEEILYPAMEDYQLDIMIGEGPAARSIKIDLPPFTLVGATTRAGSLTSPLRDRFGIVQRLEFYNVDDLQHIVSRSASFMGLEMTDEGARQIAMRSRGTPRITNRLLRRVRDFAQVKGNGAIDEDTASKALDMLNVDAAGFDYLDRKLLFAIIDKFMGGPVGLDNLAAAIGEERETIEDVLEPYLIQQGFIQRTPRGRVATNHAYRHFNRIVEEP is encoded by the coding sequence GTGATTGAAGCAGATCGCCTGATTTCAGCAGAAATTCAACAACCTGAAGAAGAAATTATTGATAGGGCTATTCGCCCTAAATCTCTTGCCGAATATGTTGGGCAACCTCAAGTTCGAGAACAAATGGAGATTTTTATTCAGGCAGCTAAATTACGTCAGGATGCGCTCGATCATTTACTTATCTTTGGCCCACCAGGATTGGGTAAAACCACATTAGCAAATATCATTGCAAATGAAATGGGGGTTAATTTACGTACGACATCAGGCCCTGTACTTGAAAAAGCGGGTGATTTAGCGGCTATGCTAACTAACCTTGAACCTCATGACGTGCTGTTTATTGATGAAATCCATCGCCTTTCTCCCGTGGTTGAAGAAATTCTTTATCCTGCAATGGAAGATTATCAGCTTGATATTATGATTGGTGAAGGGCCAGCCGCTCGCTCAATTAAAATAGATCTACCACCATTCACCTTAGTGGGCGCCACCACAAGGGCTGGCTCTTTAACATCTCCATTGCGTGACCGTTTTGGTATTGTTCAACGTCTTGAGTTTTATAATGTTGACGATCTCCAGCACATTGTCTCTCGCAGTGCTAGTTTTATGGGATTAGAGATGACAGACGAAGGCGCTCGCCAAATTGCTATGCGTTCACGAGGAACCCCTCGTATTACTAACCGATTATTACGCCGTGTACGAGACTTTGCACAGGTAAAAGGTAATGGTGCCATTGATGAGGATACCGCTTCTAAAGCACTGGACATGTTGAATGTGGATGCGGCAGGTTTTGACTATTTAGATCGTAAACTTCTTTTTGCCATCATTGATAAATTTATGGGTGGTCCAGTAGGATTAGATAACCTTGCGGCAGCTATTGGTGAAGAGCGTGAAACTATAGAAGACGTATTAGAACCTTATTTAATTCAGCAAGGTTTTATTCAGCGCACACCAAGAGGTCGAGTTGCGACTAATCATGCCTATCGTCATTTTAATCGTATTGTAGAAGAGCCTTAA
- the cmoB gene encoding tRNA 5-methoxyuridine(34)/uridine 5-oxyacetic acid(34) synthase CmoB, translating to MINFGSFYQLIAQDERLFHWLDTLPAQLSEWRSNALHGHFSSWEKMLDGLPEITPTEIDLKNGVIAQHTPALSAGEQLGLSNVLKNLMPWRKGPFSLYGVDIDTEWRSDWKWDRVLPHLSPLEGRLVLDVGCGSGYHMWRMLGEGAEFVIGIDPTQLFLCQFEAVRKLLGNDQRAHLIPVGIEQMPELNAFDTVFSMGVLYHRRSPLDHLWQLKNQLVSGGELVLESLVVDGDEFQCLIPGERYAQMRNVYFIPSAKMLKVWLEKCGFKDVRIVDENTTSLDEQRKTDWMVTDSLDAFLDADDKTKTVEGYPAPKRAILIATKP from the coding sequence ATGATTAATTTTGGCTCGTTTTATCAACTTATTGCGCAAGATGAGCGCTTATTTCATTGGTTAGATACATTACCTGCTCAATTATCAGAATGGCGTTCAAATGCGTTACACGGTCACTTTTCCTCATGGGAAAAAATGCTCGATGGCTTGCCAGAAATTACCCCTACTGAGATTGACTTAAAAAATGGTGTAATTGCCCAACATACTCCAGCATTAAGCGCAGGCGAGCAACTGGGACTAAGCAACGTTTTAAAAAATTTAATGCCGTGGCGTAAAGGTCCTTTTTCACTTTATGGCGTCGATATCGACACAGAATGGCGCTCAGATTGGAAATGGGATCGTGTTTTACCACATCTTTCACCACTTGAAGGCCGTTTAGTGTTAGATGTTGGCTGTGGCAGTGGTTACCACATGTGGCGCATGCTAGGTGAAGGCGCAGAATTTGTTATTGGGATCGACCCTACCCAACTTTTCTTATGTCAATTTGAAGCAGTCAGAAAATTATTAGGCAATGACCAACGCGCACATTTAATCCCTGTTGGCATTGAGCAAATGCCAGAGTTAAATGCCTTCGATACCGTATTCTCTATGGGTGTACTTTATCATCGCCGCTCACCTCTTGATCATTTATGGCAATTAAAAAACCAATTAGTTTCTGGTGGCGAATTAGTATTAGAAAGCCTTGTTGTCGATGGAGATGAATTTCAATGCCTGATCCCAGGTGAACGCTATGCACAAATGCGTAATGTGTACTTTATTCCATCTGCAAAAATGCTGAAAGTTTGGCTAGAAAAATGTGGCTTTAAAGATGTGCGCATTGTCGATGAAAACACAACCTCTCTTGATGAACAACGTAAAACGGATTGGATGGTAACGGATTCATTAGACGCATTCTTAGATGCTGATGATAAAACAAAAACAGTTGAAGGTTATCCTGCACCTAAACGAGCAATATTAATTGCAACCAAACCCTAA
- a CDS encoding YebC/PmpR family DNA-binding transcriptional regulator, giving the protein MAGHSKWANTKHRKAAQDAKRGKIFTKIIRELVTAARLGGGDPATNPRLRAAVDKALSNNMTRDTLNRAIARGVGNDDNDNMETIIYEGYGPAGTAVMVECLSDNRNRTVSDVRHAFTKTGGNLGTDGSVSYLFTKKGVISYAPGVDEDAVMEAALEAGADDVETFDDGAIDVYTTPESFGEVKDAMDAAGFVAESAEVSMIPSTKAELDIETAPKLMRLIDMLEDSDDVQEVYHNGDISDEVAKQLEDIL; this is encoded by the coding sequence ATGGCAGGTCATAGTAAATGGGCCAATACAAAACACCGTAAAGCAGCGCAAGATGCGAAACGCGGTAAAATTTTCACTAAAATCATCCGTGAATTAGTTACAGCAGCACGTTTAGGTGGTGGTGATCCTGCAACTAACCCGCGTTTACGTGCGGCAGTTGATAAAGCATTATCGAACAACATGACTCGTGATACCTTAAACCGTGCAATCGCACGTGGTGTGGGTAATGATGACAACGATAATATGGAAACCATCATTTATGAAGGCTATGGCCCAGCAGGTACTGCTGTGATGGTTGAATGCTTAAGTGATAATCGTAACCGTACTGTTTCCGATGTTCGCCATGCATTTACCAAAACAGGTGGTAACTTAGGAACAGATGGTTCTGTATCTTATCTGTTTACCAAAAAAGGTGTTATTTCATACGCACCGGGTGTTGATGAAGATGCTGTTATGGAAGCCGCGTTAGAAGCAGGCGCTGATGACGTTGAGACTTTTGATGATGGTGCTATTGATGTTTACACCACACCAGAATCTTTTGGTGAAGTAAAAGATGCAATGGATGCAGCAGGTTTTGTGGCTGAATCAGCAGAAGTTTCGATGATCCCATCGACTAAAGCAGAATTAGATATTGAAACTGCACCAAAATTAATGCGTCTTATCGATATGTTAGAAGACAGTGATGACGTGCAAGAAGTATATCACAACGGTGATATCTCAGATGAAGTTGCAAAACAACTGGAAGATATCCTGTAA
- the nudB gene encoding dihydroneopterin triphosphate diphosphatase, producing MKYKRPISVLVVIYAKETKRVLMLKRRDDPDFWQSVTGSLEAEETPFQTALREVQEEVGIDIIKENLELVDCHRSILFEIFAHFRHRYAPDVTHCQEHWFTLALPAERDIVLTEHSQYQWLDAPLAAKLTKSASNQQAIEEFVI from the coding sequence ATGAAATATAAGCGCCCGATATCCGTTTTAGTTGTTATTTATGCAAAAGAGACCAAACGGGTGCTTATGCTGAAGCGTCGAGATGATCCTGATTTCTGGCAATCTGTGACCGGCAGTTTAGAAGCGGAAGAAACGCCTTTTCAAACGGCATTGCGCGAAGTGCAAGAAGAGGTTGGAATTGATATCATAAAAGAAAATCTTGAGCTGGTGGATTGCCATCGCTCAATTCTTTTTGAGATTTTTGCACATTTTCGGCATCGTTATGCACCAGATGTTACACATTGTCAGGAACATTGGTTTACATTAGCACTGCCCGCAGAGCGAGATATTGTGCTAACTGAGCATTCGCAATACCAATGGCTAGACGCGCCACTGGCGGCAAAATTAACAAAATCCGCCAGTAATCAGCAAGCGATTGAAGAATTTGTTATTTAA
- the znuC gene encoding zinc ABC transporter ATP-binding protein ZnuC, translated as MSDLICLKSVCVSFGEREILKDISFDLKAGRILTLLGPNGAGKSTVIRLVLGLLNPTSGKVERQNALRVGYVPQKLYLDPTMPLTVKRFMTLKPGVHDKDILPALEQVNAAKLIDQPMQKLSGGESQRVLLARALLNQPQLLVLDEPTQGVDVNGQLALYDLINQLRHELGCAILMVSHDLHLVMAKTDEVLCLNGHICCSGTPDVVSSHPEFIAMFGSRGAEQLGIYRHHHQHSKECRHD; from the coding sequence ATGTCTGACTTGATTTGTTTAAAATCGGTTTGTGTTTCTTTTGGTGAAAGAGAAATTCTAAAAGATATCTCTTTTGATCTAAAAGCAGGCCGTATTCTTACTTTGCTTGGCCCTAATGGTGCGGGTAAATCTACAGTTATCCGTTTAGTTCTTGGTTTATTAAATCCAACCTCAGGAAAAGTTGAGCGTCAAAATGCGCTACGCGTGGGCTATGTGCCACAAAAACTTTATCTTGATCCCACAATGCCACTCACGGTTAAACGGTTTATGACACTAAAACCGGGTGTTCATGATAAAGATATTCTCCCAGCTTTAGAACAAGTTAATGCGGCGAAATTAATCGATCAGCCTATGCAGAAACTTTCTGGTGGTGAGTCTCAACGAGTCTTATTAGCAAGAGCGTTGCTTAATCAGCCCCAACTTTTAGTTTTAGATGAACCCACTCAAGGTGTTGATGTTAATGGTCAATTAGCACTTTATGATTTAATTAATCAGCTTCGTCACGAATTAGGTTGTGCCATCTTAATGGTTTCTCATGATCTTCATCTTGTAATGGCAAAAACGGACGAAGTCCTCTGCTTAAATGGTCATATTTGCTGTTCAGGCACACCTGACGTCGTTTCTTCTCATCCTGAATTTATTGCCATGTTTGGAAGTCGTGGTGCTGAGCAACTTGGTATTTATCGTCATCATCACCAGCATAGTAAGGAGTGTCGTCATGATTGA
- the aspS gene encoding aspartate--tRNA ligase, which translates to MRTNYCGQLNSAHVGQKVTLCGWVNRRRDLGGLIFIDMRDREGIVQVFFDPEQKEAFSQASELRNEFCIQVTGTVRARPDSQVNKNMATGEIELAAESLSIFNRSEPLPLDSNQTNTEERRLTYRYLDLRRPEMSDRLKTRAKITSFVRRFMDGEGFLDVETPMLTKATPEGARDYLVPSRVHKGKFYALPQSPQLFKQLLMMSGFDRYYQIVKCFRDEDLRADRQPEFTQIDVETSFMSADQVREVMERMIHALWLDILNVDLGAFPVMTFAEAMRRYGSDKPDLRNPMELKDIADLVKDVEFSVFAQAANDERCRVIALRVPGGASLTRKNIDEYTQFVGIYGAKGLAWMKVNESAKGIEGVQSPIAKFLTNDVVNSILETTGATDGDLIFFGAGRKGTMSDAMGALRLKVGRDLELTDLNAWKPLWVIDFPMFEEDEETGSLSAMHHPFTSPKDLSPAELTAHPVGAVANAYDMVINGYEVGGGSVRIHRNEMQQAVFSILGIAPNEQQEKFGFLLDALKFGTPPHAGLAFGLDRLVMLLTGTDNIRDVIAFPKTTAAACLMTNAPSFANEESLKELAIAVTQKEVSEDKE; encoded by the coding sequence ATGCGTACTAATTATTGTGGGCAGTTGAATAGTGCCCATGTGGGCCAAAAAGTGACTCTTTGTGGTTGGGTTAACCGTCGCCGTGACTTAGGTGGACTTATCTTTATTGATATGCGAGATCGCGAAGGTATTGTTCAAGTCTTCTTTGACCCAGAGCAGAAAGAGGCATTTTCTCAGGCTTCAGAACTGCGTAATGAATTTTGTATTCAAGTCACAGGAACAGTACGCGCTCGTCCTGATAGCCAAGTTAATAAAAATATGGCAACAGGTGAAATTGAGTTAGCGGCAGAATCTCTGTCTATTTTTAACCGTTCAGAGCCATTACCGTTAGATAGCAATCAAACAAATACAGAAGAGCGTCGTTTAACTTATCGTTATTTAGACTTGCGTCGCCCTGAAATGTCAGATCGCTTAAAAACCCGTGCTAAAATCACAAGCTTTGTTCGCCGTTTTATGGATGGTGAAGGTTTCCTTGATGTTGAAACCCCAATGCTGACAAAAGCGACACCAGAAGGTGCGCGTGACTATTTAGTTCCAAGCCGTGTACATAAAGGTAAATTCTACGCATTACCACAATCACCGCAGCTTTTTAAACAGCTACTGATGATGTCTGGCTTTGATCGTTATTATCAAATCGTAAAATGCTTCCGTGATGAAGACTTACGTGCTGATCGTCAGCCTGAATTTACACAAATCGATGTTGAAACCTCTTTCATGAGTGCAGACCAAGTGCGCGAAGTGATGGAGCGTATGATCCATGCATTATGGTTAGATATTCTGAATGTCGATTTAGGTGCGTTCCCAGTAATGACTTTTGCTGAAGCAATGCGTCGTTATGGTTCAGACAAACCAGATTTACGTAACCCAATGGAACTTAAAGACATTGCTGATTTAGTCAAAGATGTTGAGTTCAGTGTATTTGCACAAGCGGCAAATGATGAAAGATGCCGTGTTATCGCATTGCGTGTACCGGGTGGCGCATCATTAACCCGTAAAAATATCGACGAATATACACAGTTTGTTGGTATTTATGGTGCTAAAGGCCTTGCGTGGATGAAAGTCAACGAAAGCGCGAAAGGTATTGAAGGTGTACAAAGCCCAATTGCTAAATTCTTGACTAACGATGTTGTTAACTCAATTTTAGAAACAACAGGCGCAACCGACGGCGATTTAATCTTCTTTGGTGCGGGCCGTAAAGGCACAATGAGTGATGCAATGGGCGCTCTGCGTCTGAAAGTGGGTCGTGATCTTGAACTGACCGATTTAAATGCATGGAAACCATTGTGGGTTATTGATTTCCCAATGTTTGAAGAAGATGAAGAAACCGGTAGCTTAAGTGCGATGCACCATCCATTTACTTCTCCAAAAGACTTATCACCAGCTGAATTGACTGCGCACCCAGTAGGTGCTGTAGCAAATGCTTATGATATGGTTATCAATGGTTATGAAGTGGGTGGCGGTTCAGTGCGTATTCACCGTAATGAAATGCAACAAGCAGTATTTAGCATTTTAGGTATTGCACCGAATGAGCAACAAGAGAAATTTGGTTTCTTATTAGATGCGCTTAAATTTGGTACTCCACCACATGCAGGTTTAGCATTTGGTTTAGACCGCTTAGTGATGTTGTTAACGGGTACTGATAACATTCGTGATGTTATTGCTTTCCCTAAAACAACTGCCGCTGCGTGTTTAATGACTAATGCACCAAGCTTTGCTAATGAAGAGTCTTTAAAAGAGTTAGCAATTGCAGTAACTCAAAAAGAAGTTAGCGAAGATAAAGAGTAA